Proteins from a single region of Trichoderma asperellum chromosome 3, complete sequence:
- a CDS encoding uncharacterized protein (BUSCO:EOG092D4FU5): MPVELRKRKAPVAPPAPAPTKKKAATAKGRKPAAAKAKEDVKKPDAAAEKPSKDEEATDSAPEAPEEQETVKDAKKDAKDEAKDEEKKPAAAGKVAVGDVIDLEGFGGEIQTNDGEKTTLKKLVDDSKSGVVLFTYPKASTPGCTNQVCLFRDSYEPLTADGLAIYGLSADSTKANTTFKEKQKLPYPLLCDTQATLIAAIGLKKQPKGTQRGVFVVNKEGKVLVAEPGGPAATVDRVKALVEELKGKN; the protein is encoded by the exons ATGCCTGTTGAGCTGCGCAAGCGCAAGGCCCCCGTGGCGCCGCCCGCGCCCGCGCcgaccaagaagaaggcggctaCTGCCAAGGGACGAAAGCccgccgccgcaaaggccaaggaggacgtCAAGAAGCCAGATGCCGCGGCGGAGAAGCCATCCAAGGACGAGGAGGCCACCGACTCTGCGCCGGAAGCCCCTGAGGAGCAAGAGACGGTGAAGGACGCCAAGAAGGATGCCAAAGATGAGGCCAaggatgaggagaagaagccggcTGCTGCGGGCAAGGTCGCTGTTGGCGATGTCATTGACCTCGAGGGATTCGGTGGCGAGATTCAAACAAACGATGGCGAGAAGACTACCTTGAAGAAGCTTGTCGATGATAGCAAGAGTGGTGTTGTTCTCTTCACCTACCCCAAGGCATCGACTCCAGGAT GCACCAACCAAGTGTGCCTGTTCCGCGACTCTTATGAACCTCTGACTGCCGATGGTCTTGCCATCTACGGCTTGAGCGCCGACTCAACCAAGGCCAACACCACCTtcaaggagaagcagaagctgccCTACCCCCTCCTGTGCGACACCCAGGCGACTCTCatcgctgccattggcctgAAGAAGCAGCCCAAGGGAACTCAGCGCGGCGTCTTTGTTGTCAACAAGGAGGGCAAGGTGCTTGTTGCCGAGCCTGGCGGTCCTGCTGCTACTGTGGACAGAGTCAAGGCCCTGGTCGAGGAGTTGAAGGGAAAGAACTAA
- a CDS encoding uncharacterized protein (EggNog:ENOG41) encodes MASQAAAKAAGGLVSISKKQTLQSTGIWETVRKAFAIDPNRSNGVPLNPYFRNPTPGGLDPQTYDDPVTIPAGDIADNAYWKRDVRRSYPQLSVVNQGHAVSLLTVGSAANPKVELIGEAGEKTLVAAQKEGETGLAKFFEKAPKDVAKDVFVNGLPPLPSGQTLVSGAWDVHKYELNEEQEQTYGAGYPCRTFK; translated from the exons ATGGCTTCTCAAGCGGCAGCAAAGGCTGCTGGTGGCCTTGTTTCCATCTCAAAG AAACAAACTCTCCAGTCCACCGGCATCTGGGAGACGGTCCGAAAGGCGTTTGCCATTGACCCCAACCGCTCCAACGGCGTCCCTCTAAATCCTTACTTCCGAAACCCGACTCCCGGCGGCCTGGACCCCCAGACTTACGATGACCCCGTCACCATTCCCGCCGGCGACATCGCCGACAACGCCTACTGGAAGCGTGACGTCCGTCGCTCGTACCCGCAGCTCAGCGTCGTGAACCAGGGCCACGCCGTGTCCCTGCTGACGGTCGGCAGCGCCGCAAACCCCAAGGTCGAGCTGATTGGAGAGGCCGGAGAGAAGACCCTCGTGGCCGCGCAGAAGGAGGGCGAGACAGGACTGGCCAAGTTCTTCGAGAAGGCCCCCAAGGATGTGGCCAAGGATGTGTTTGTCAATGGCCTGCCTCCCCTGCCGAGCGGACAGACCTTGGTGTCGGGAGCGTGGGATGTGCACAAGTACGAACTCAacgaggagcaggagcagacATATGGTGCTGG CTATCCTTGCAGAACATTCAAATGA
- a CDS encoding uncharacterized protein (EggNog:ENOG41), translated as MSSDLFDDVFTLEDRFYTEGYNQGVQDGARAGRIEGRSFGMEKGFEKFLESGRIASKSLVWANRLPKNPQPGGASDEKCSEACTLPPLPKNPRLEKNIKLAYALVEPDTLSTENSDEAVQDFDDRVKRAQGKVKIIEKMLS; from the coding sequence ATGTCGTCTGATCTCTTCGACGACGTCTTCACTCTTGAAGACCGCTTCTACACAGAAGGCTACAACCAAGGCGTTCAAGACGGAGCCCGCGCGGGAAGAATAGAAGGCCGCTCGTTCGGCATGGAAAAGGGCTTCGAAAAGTTTCTCGAAAGCGGCCGCATCGCCAGTAAATCTCTCGTTTGGGCAAACAGACTCCCCAAAAACCCCCAGCCAGGTGGTGCTTCAGACGAAAAGTGCTCTGAGGCTTGCACACTGCCACCACTGCCGAAGAATCCACGGCTGGAGAAGAACATCAAGCTGGCATATGCTCTGGTCGAGCCCGACACGCTGTCTACGGAAAACTCCGATGAGGCTGTGCAGGATTTTGATGACCGGGTCAAGAGGGCGCAGGGCAAAGTCAAGATTATTgagaagatgctgagctAG